Proteins co-encoded in one Aquincola tertiaricarbonis genomic window:
- the feoB gene encoding ferrous iron transporter B, whose translation MTTPHATALPRLALVGNPNCGKTALFNLLTGARQKVANYAGVTVERKAGLATLPDGRPVQVVDLPGTYSLTPATPDEQVTLDVIEGRRADEPLPDLIVAVVDATNLRMNLRLVLELQRRGRPLIVALNMADVARAHGLAIDVPALAAELGCPVVETVAIRRDGHAQLLAQLGSALAAKQAQRQPTAGALLADDGSAAALQREVRRILSVAAPSAPRNPRFQLGIDAVVMHPVAGLALLALLLFLMFQAVFSWAAVPMDAIKAALAWASDGVNAHMAEGPLRSLLVDGVIAGVGSVLVFLPQILILFGFILLLEDSGYLPRAAFLLDTLMGRVGLSGRAFIPLLSSFACAVPGVMATRTIASWKDRLATIMIAPLMTCSARLPVYALLIGAFIPARSVGPFDLRGLVLFGLYVAGVLSAVAVAWVFKRLWMKSGYQPLMLELPPYRLPSLRNFALGLWERARIFLRRVGTIIFSLTIVLWFLSSWPAPPAGATGAAIEYSAAGRIGAALEPVFAPIGFNWQISIALVPGMAAREVAVGALGTVYALSDAGAEDVADALTPVLASQWSLATALSLLAWFVFAPQCLSTLAVVRRETNSWRYPALMAGYLFGLAYVAAFATYHIAVALGAG comes from the coding sequence ATGACGACGCCGCACGCCACCGCCCTGCCGCGCCTGGCCCTGGTGGGCAACCCGAACTGCGGCAAGACCGCCCTCTTCAACCTGCTGACCGGCGCCCGCCAGAAGGTGGCCAACTACGCTGGCGTCACCGTCGAGCGCAAGGCCGGCCTGGCCACGCTGCCCGACGGCCGGCCGGTGCAGGTGGTGGACCTGCCCGGCACCTACAGCCTGACCCCCGCCACGCCCGACGAGCAGGTGACGCTGGACGTCATCGAAGGCCGGCGCGCCGACGAACCGCTGCCCGACCTGATCGTGGCGGTGGTGGACGCCACCAACCTGCGCATGAACCTGCGGCTGGTGCTGGAGCTGCAGCGCCGCGGCCGCCCGCTGATCGTGGCGCTGAACATGGCCGACGTGGCGCGGGCCCATGGCTTGGCCATCGACGTGCCGGCGCTGGCCGCCGAATTGGGCTGCCCGGTGGTGGAAACCGTGGCCATCCGGCGCGATGGCCATGCGCAGCTGCTGGCCCAGTTGGGCAGCGCGCTGGCAGCGAAGCAGGCCCAGCGCCAGCCGACCGCGGGCGCCCTGCTCGCCGACGATGGCTCGGCCGCCGCGTTGCAGCGCGAAGTGCGGCGCATCCTGTCGGTGGCCGCCCCCAGCGCGCCGCGCAACCCGCGCTTCCAGCTTGGCATCGATGCGGTGGTGATGCACCCGGTGGCCGGCCTGGCCCTGCTGGCGCTGCTGCTGTTCCTGATGTTCCAGGCCGTGTTCTCCTGGGCCGCGGTGCCGATGGATGCCATCAAGGCCGCCCTCGCCTGGGCGTCCGACGGCGTCAATGCGCACATGGCCGAAGGGCCGCTGCGCAGCCTGCTGGTCGATGGCGTGATCGCGGGCGTGGGCAGCGTGCTGGTGTTCCTGCCGCAGATCCTGATCCTGTTCGGCTTCATCCTGCTGCTGGAAGACTCGGGCTACCTGCCGCGCGCCGCCTTTTTGCTGGACACGCTGATGGGCCGTGTCGGCCTGTCGGGCCGCGCCTTCATCCCGCTGCTGTCCAGCTTCGCCTGCGCGGTGCCGGGCGTGATGGCCACCCGCACCATCGCCAGCTGGAAAGACCGGCTGGCCACCATCATGATCGCGCCGCTGATGACCTGCTCGGCCCGGCTGCCGGTGTACGCGCTGCTGATCGGCGCCTTCATCCCGGCGCGCAGCGTGGGCCCCTTCGACCTGCGCGGGCTGGTGCTGTTCGGCCTGTACGTGGCCGGCGTACTGTCGGCGGTGGCGGTGGCCTGGGTGTTCAAGCGCCTGTGGATGAAAAGCGGCTACCAGCCGCTGATGCTGGAGCTGCCGCCCTACCGCCTGCCCAGCCTGCGCAACTTCGCGCTCGGGCTGTGGGAGCGGGCGCGCATCTTCCTGCGCCGCGTGGGCACCATCATCTTCTCGCTGACCATCGTGCTGTGGTTCCTGTCGAGCTGGCCTGCGCCGCCGGCGGGCGCCACCGGTGCCGCCATCGAATACAGCGCGGCCGGCCGCATCGGCGCCGCGCTGGAGCCGGTGTTCGCGCCCATCGGCTTCAACTGGCAGATCTCGATCGCGCTGGTGCCCGGCATGGCCGCGCGCGAGGTGGCGGTGGGTGCGCTGGGCACGGTCTACGCGCTGTCGGATGCCGGCGCCGAAGACGTGGCCGATGCGCTGACGCCGGTGCTGGCCTCGCAGTGGTCGCTGGCCACCGCGCTGTCGCTGCTGGCGTGGTTCGTGTTCGCGCCGCAGTGCCTGTCCACCCTGGCGGTGGTGCGGCGAGAGACCAACAGCTGGCGCTACCCCGCGCTGATGGCAGGTTATCTGTTCGGCCTGGCCTATGTCGCCGCCTTCGCCACGTACCACATCGCCGTCGCCCTGGGCGCCGGCTGA
- a CDS encoding FeoA family protein, producing MRLPALPAGAHATVVRVAAASPEIGEATLRRLGELGFLPGEPLQLLRRGPGGREPLAVCIGDTLIALRLVEAACVEVAAA from the coding sequence ATGCGACTTCCTGCCCTGCCTGCCGGCGCCCATGCCACCGTCGTTCGCGTGGCGGCCGCCTCACCCGAGATCGGCGAGGCTACCTTGCGACGACTGGGCGAGCTGGGCTTTCTGCCCGGTGAGCCGCTGCAGCTGTTGCGCCGCGGGCCGGGCGGTCGTGAACCACTGGCGGTGTGCATCGGCGACACCTTGATCGCGCTGCGCCTGGTGGAAGCCGCCTGCGTGGAGGTGGCCGCCGCATGA
- a CDS encoding class 1 fructose-bisphosphatase — protein MEKRISLTQYLVEQQRKHGHIPGQLRLLLEVVARACKRIAISVNKGALGEVLGSAGSENVQGEVQKKLDIIANEVLIEANEWGGALAAMASEEMDSIHVVPNRYPQGEYLLLFDPLDGSSNIDVNVSIGTIFSVLRKLGDHESVTERDFMQPGTRQAAAGYCVYGPQTTLVLTVGDGVAMFTLDREQGSWVLTAENVRIPEDTKEFAINMSNKRHWDAPVTRYIDECLAGTEGPRGKDFNMRWIASMVADVHRILSRGGVFLYPWDKREPDKPGKLRLMYEANPMAFLVEQAGGAATNGRERILDLQPSKLHERVSVVLGSKNEVERVTAYHHEAR, from the coding sequence ATGGAAAAACGCATCAGCCTGACGCAGTACCTAGTCGAGCAGCAACGCAAGCACGGCCACATCCCGGGGCAGCTGCGGCTGCTGCTGGAAGTGGTGGCCCGTGCCTGCAAGCGCATCGCCATCTCGGTGAACAAAGGCGCCCTGGGCGAAGTGCTGGGCAGCGCCGGCAGCGAGAACGTGCAGGGCGAGGTCCAGAAGAAGCTGGACATCATCGCCAACGAGGTGCTGATCGAGGCCAACGAATGGGGCGGCGCGCTGGCGGCCATGGCCAGCGAGGAGATGGACTCCATCCACGTGGTGCCCAACCGCTATCCGCAGGGCGAATACCTGCTGCTGTTCGACCCGCTCGACGGCTCCAGCAACATCGACGTCAACGTCAGCATCGGCACCATCTTCTCGGTGCTGCGCAAGCTGGGCGACCATGAAAGCGTGACCGAGCGCGACTTCATGCAGCCCGGCACCCGCCAGGCCGCCGCCGGCTACTGCGTGTACGGCCCGCAGACCACGCTGGTGCTGACCGTGGGCGACGGCGTGGCCATGTTCACGCTGGACCGCGAGCAAGGCTCCTGGGTGCTGACGGCCGAGAACGTGCGCATTCCCGAGGACACCAAGGAATTCGCGATCAACATGAGCAACAAGCGCCACTGGGACGCCCCGGTGACGCGCTACATCGACGAATGCCTGGCCGGCACCGAAGGGCCGCGCGGCAAGGACTTCAACATGCGCTGGATCGCCAGCATGGTGGCCGACGTGCACCGCATCCTGAGCCGCGGCGGCGTGTTCCTCTACCCCTGGGACAAGCGCGAGCCCGACAAGCCCGGCAAGCTGCGCCTGATGTACGAGGCCAACCCGATGGCTTTCCTGGTGGAACAGGCCGGCGGCGCTGCCACCAACGGCCGCGAGCGCATCCTCGACCTGCAGCCCAGCAAGCTGCACGAGCGGGTGAGCGTGGTGCTGGGCTCGAAGAACGAGGTGGAGCGTGTGACCGCGTACCACCACGAAGCCCGTTGA